A portion of the Calothrix sp. 336/3 genome contains these proteins:
- a CDS encoding HEAT repeat domain-containing protein, which translates to MNIQQVKNQFPESIADIEMLESLGFSSRSHGWIETLNPQQAEIAVWLMGKVGNDDDADTLMGVLSSQSRELWMHAATALSLIATTKHLTGLFEILTRGVDVSQRESAAYTVSFLTNCQINPELIQVLTEIAGNKNEPPSLRSQALEGLGNKLSEDIPTNLYDSAVQVMLESLDDLAAEVRFWGCFAVGAVVVEQALPKLQRLAQTDHTIIPGWWSVAKEAADSISLIQGLRGRDEN; encoded by the coding sequence ATGAATATTCAACAAGTCAAGAATCAATTTCCAGAATCAATAGCTGATATTGAGATGTTGGAAAGTTTGGGTTTTAGCTCTCGTAGTCACGGTTGGATTGAGACTCTCAACCCTCAGCAAGCAGAAATAGCTGTTTGGTTAATGGGAAAGGTAGGAAATGATGATGACGCTGATACTTTGATGGGTGTGTTATCTAGTCAAAGTCGGGAGTTGTGGATGCATGCAGCAACTGCATTAAGTTTGATTGCGACTACAAAACATCTGACTGGTTTATTCGAGATTCTCACTAGGGGTGTTGACGTATCTCAGCGAGAAAGTGCAGCATATACAGTCTCTTTCTTGACGAATTGCCAAATTAACCCAGAATTAATTCAAGTACTCACGGAAATTGCAGGAAACAAAAATGAACCTCCATCACTGCGATCGCAAGCTTTGGAAGGGTTAGGTAATAAGCTTTCTGAGGATATTCCCACAAATCTCTATGACAGTGCGGTACAGGTGATGCTGGAATCTTTGGATGATTTGGCAGCTGAGGTGAGGTTTTGGGGATGTTTTGCTGTGGGAGCAGTCGTTGTGGAGCAAGCATTACCCAAATTGCAAAGACTAGCCCAAACTGATCACACAATTATACCTGGTTGGTGGTCTGTGGCGAAAGAAGCGGCAGACTCAATTAGTCTCATCCAGGGTTTAAGGGGAAGGGATGAAAATTAA